AGGTGAAGATATAGCAATTACAATAAGAGACCATTATAAGCCTTTAGGACCTAATGATTATGTTCCGACTAATAAAGTCGCGGCAATTGTAGCGCTAGCTGATAAGCTTGATACTTTGAATCAAATGTTTGCAATTAATATTAAGCCTACTGGCTCAAAAGATCCGTTTGCACTACGCAGGGCAGCAAACGGAGTAGTAAGAATCATAGCTGAAAATAACTTTGCACTGGATATTAAAACTGATTTAGCAGATTTGAATATTAGAGAAGATGTAATAAATTATATATCTGAACGTGAAGTTTCAATTAATAACTTTAATTAAATTAGCTGTTTAATTTAAAACTTTACTAAAAGCTAACAAAATTTAATTGGAAAAGGTAATTAAATAATATATAGTTTGTACTAATTTTGAAACTTTTGCTTATAGTTACAGATATGAAAACTACATTTTTAAAAACAGTGCTATTTGTTACATTAGTTAGTTTGCTCAACGGGTGTGCTCCGGATCTTTCAAGTAATGTATATACCAGTGATTCAAGGTTAAATTTAACCCTTGAAGGTCAGATTGTTTCGGTGCGTCCGGTTGTTATAAAAGGCTCGGAGAAGCTATCGGATAATGTTATAGGTATAGCCGGAGGCGGAGCTATGGGTGCAGCTGCAGGTGCAGGGATCGGTGCCGGTACCGGTCAGGGTGCAGCTATAGTAGGTGTAGCAATCGCGGGTGCAGCAGTCGGAGCACTTATTCAGGATAAATTAAGCCAAGCTAACGGCAGTGAGTATATTGTAAAAGTTGATATATCTAAACTTAAGAATGTTTACTATGAAGGTAGTTCTGCAATGAGAAATGCAATTTCCACTGCAACAACTAGTGGATTAATCGCCGTTGTTCAAAGCAATGTTCCTCTTCTCCAAGAAGGGCAAAAGGTGTATGTCATTTTTTCAAATATCGGTGCACGAATTACTCCGGCTCTATAATTAACTAAAATAATATTGAGATTTTTTGATATGCGTCTTTTACTTATATTACCTTTTATTTTAGTAATTATAACTGCTTCAGGTTGTGCGAAAGTTACAAAAGAGCGCCATTCCCCGGATTTTGAAAGTAAAATTAAGGAGTATAATGATGTAGTGGTTCTACCTCCTAAAGTTGAAGTTAATATGGTTGATGTGGTAGGTAAGAAAAAGCGCATGCATGACTATGAAGATCATCTTGAAAATATAATTAAGGAAGAAGTGGTAAAGGCTGTTCAGGATAAAGGGTTCAGAGTTAAAAAGTTACATAGAAGAGAGATATGGGAACAACAACTATCCGAAGATTTCGGACGATTGCAGCAATCTTTTAATGCAGCAAAGAATAAGCTTTATGCACGTGTTTTATGGGAAGAGGAAAAGGCATTTTCCATCACGGAAAATTTAGGTTTACCCGCGATACTTTTCGGGGGAAAAACTAATAGTAACTTGTTATTATTCGTAGATTATGAAGGGGCAATTAAAACTAACGGCGCCAGGGCTCGTGATTTTGTAATAAGTATTCTTGCTAATTCAAGTGCCGCCGTAGAAGACGCCGATGCATCATTTCTTTTAGTCGCAATCGTTGATGCAACAAATGGTAATATCTTATGGAGTAATATAATTTATACAGCCAAAAGTTTATATGTCTCAGCCATAAATAATTTTTCTTCACGTGATAACGTGGAAGCTGAGAAGTTAAGATTTCTTTTATCCGATATCCTTAAACAGATTCGTAATAATAAGAATTAACGGTAATTATTACCGATTAGCATAGCAGCTATTTATAAAGAAGGAATTAGCTATTCTTAAGTATAGTTCTAATTGGTTTTTAGTCATTCCACATTTCCTTGACCATTTCCTTAAAACTATTACCCCTTTGCTCGTAATCTTTCCATTGATCCAATGAAGCGCAAGCCGGAGAAAGTAACACTACTCCGGAATTAATATTGCTCTCTTTAATCAATTCTAAAGACCTTTTCAAAGTATCAGCGCATGTATAAGGTTTATTGTATTTTTTAAGTACCTCGGCAAATTTCGGGGCTGCAGCACCTATTAAGTACACGTGTTTCAACCTATCAAATAAGTGTGATAAACATTCAATCCCTTGGTCTTTAGAGACCCCGCCGGCAATCCAATAAATATTATTAAAAGCTTTAAGAGCATTTTGGGTGGCATCAGTATTAGTGCCTTTGCTGTCATTAATAAATTTAAGTTCTCCTTTTTCAAGTACTAACTCAATTCTATGTTCCAAGCCTTTAAAAGATTTTATTGCCTCTACTATAATTTCCTCTTTAACACCGTTAATTTTAGTCGCCGCATATGCTGCTGCAATATTTTGGGCATTATGTTCTCCCGGTAGTCTTTTTAATTCTTTAATTTTAAATTCTTTCTGAACTCCGGGGGTTATATTATCATAAATTACACCATCTATTATGCTTACCCCATTCTCGGTAATTTTTTGTATTGAAAGGGGAACAATCTTTTGCTTGCCGTATTTAGCTAAGTAATCAAATATTTTCTGCATTTCTAACGTATCTATTGAAACAATCGCATAATCATCTGATTTTTGATTTTCAAATATTTTAAGTTTAGCTGCTTTATAAGAATCAAAATCCCCATGGCGATCCAAATGATCAGGAGTAAGATTGAGAAATACAGCAATATCGAATTTAACTTTATTTAACAACTCAAGTTGAAAAGAAGAGGTTTCCAATACATATATTCCATCGCTGTCCAGGGGCTCTAGCTGTAATGCCCCAACTCCGATATTGCCCCCTACTTGCACAACTTGCTTAGCATATTTTAAAATATGGCCGGTTAAAGCCGTGGTAGTGGATTTACCGTTTGTGCCGGTTATTGCAATGTATTTTGACTTGGTGCAAGTCTCATATAATAATTCAATATCAGAAGTGATCGGTATATTCAGCTGCTTAGCTTTTTCAATTATCGTATGGGGTTTAGGGTAAGTTAAAGGTACGCCCGGGCTTATAATAACAGCGCTTATATTTTTAAAGTTGATTTGGTCAATAGCGGGATTAACTATTAAATTTCTTTCAGAGATTGCCTGTTGATGCAGCATTCCGGCTAAACCGCCGATATTCACGTTTTGCAAGTTATCATCTATAGCTATAACTTTGGCTTTCCCGCAAAGTAATGAATGCAATGCCGGAAGCCCTGAGCGGCCTAGCCCTAAAATTATGACCTCTTGATATCTGAATTTATTTATCGGTATCATAACCCTATCTAAGTTTTAATGTTGATAAGCCAATTAAAGCAAAAATTATAGATATTATCCAAAAACGCATAACTATTTTTGTTTCCGGCCAACCTAATTTTTCATAATGGTGATGTATCGGAGCCATTTTAAATATACGTTTACCTCTAAGTTTGAAGGAGCCGACTTGCAAAATCACGGAGATAGCTTCAATAACAAACAATCCGCCCGTA
The endosymbiont of Acanthamoeba sp. UWC8 DNA segment above includes these coding regions:
- the murD gene encoding UDP-N-acetylmuramoyl-L-alanine--D-glutamate ligase; the protein is MIPINKFRYQEVIILGLGRSGLPALHSLLCGKAKVIAIDDNLQNVNIGGLAGMLHQQAISERNLIVNPAIDQINFKNISAVIISPGVPLTYPKPHTIIEKAKQLNIPITSDIELLYETCTKSKYIAITGTNGKSTTTALTGHILKYAKQVVQVGGNIGVGALQLEPLDSDGIYVLETSSFQLELLNKVKFDIAVFLNLTPDHLDRHGDFDSYKAAKLKIFENQKSDDYAIVSIDTLEMQKIFDYLAKYGKQKIVPLSIQKITENGVSIIDGVIYDNITPGVQKEFKIKELKRLPGEHNAQNIAAAYAATKINGVKEEIIVEAIKSFKGLEHRIELVLEKGELKFINDSKGTNTDATQNALKAFNNIYWIAGGVSKDQGIECLSHLFDRLKHVYLIGAAAPKFAEVLKKYNKPYTCADTLKRSLELIKESNINSGVVLLSPACASLDQWKDYEQRGNSFKEMVKEMWND